The following proteins are encoded in a genomic region of Canis lupus familiaris isolate Mischka breed German Shepherd chromosome 6, alternate assembly UU_Cfam_GSD_1.0, whole genome shotgun sequence:
- the LOC119876398 gene encoding uncharacterized protein PF11_0213-like isoform X2 yields MSAASPDVTTSRASPDEHINNFSRLDHIYNVSRWGHISSFSRCDHISSFSRCDHINNVSRQDHINCLARSEHINSFSRHHYINSVSRWDHINNLARFKHINGVSRCDHIKNLSRREHISSFSRWELINNVSRHDHIYSFPRCDHINSFSSRDHLNCLDHICSFSRSNHINSISRNDYINSFSRHDHIISFSRQDHICSFSRSDHINSISRNDYINSFSRRDHVKSISRCKHINSFSRLDHINSVSRHQHINSVSRWDHISIFSKCDHINISRHDHIDNLARFKYINSISRCDHIKNLSRREHISSFSRWEHINNVSRHDHIYSFSRCDHIYSFSRRDHINCLARCEHINNFSRGDLINSLASCEHINNVSRCEHINSISRHEHINSVPRHDHINSVSKWDHISSFSRCEHINNIYRHDHINSYSRQHDIHSFSRCHHINSFSSCKHINSVSRHRRPNSFSRYQHVNNHINNISRHEHINSLAGCEHINSFPSHEHINRVSRHQHISNISRCDHISISRHDHINSLARCKHINSFPTHDHINCISRHELINSFSRQHHIHCFSRCHHINNFSSRKHINNFSRHKHINNFSRLDHINDLSRHQHSNSISRYEHIHSFSRCHHIDTFSSPEHINDVSIHEHNSFSRYHHSNSFSSRKHEHISNISRCDHISISRHDHINSLAGCKHINSFPSHDHINNSSRHEHNNFSRQHHIHSFPRCHHINSFSSREHINTFCRQEHINSIARHQHKHINNISPCDHINDVSRCDHISSLAGCKHPNSLHSREHINSVSRHEHINNISRHQHINNISRCDHINNISSHDHINSLARCEHTNSFPSHEHINSVSRHEHINNISRHQQHIHISSRDHINDVSRHNHINSLARWEHINYFLSHEHINSFPSHEHINSFPSHEHITSVSRHDHINSISRHQHINNFSRWDHINDVSSHEHTNSFPSHEHINSLAGREHVNSFPSHEHVNSFSSHEHNISISRHEHINSISRHQHINNFSRRNHINDVSRHDHINSISRHQHINNFSRWDHINDVSSHEHTNSFPSHEHINSLAGREHVNSFPSHEHVNSFSSHEHNTSISRHEHINSISRHQHINNFSRRNHINDVSRHDHISSLAGWEHVNSFPSRDHINTFARCEHTNSLPSCDHINSVSRHEHINNIFRHQHINNFSRWDHINDVSSHEHTNSFPSHKHINSLARWEHVNSFPSHEHINSFPSHEHNTSVSRHEHINSISRHQHINNFSRRNHINSLARCEHINTFHSHDLINSIPRHEHINSFSRQHHIHSFSRCKHINLFSRCDHINSFSRPNHINSFCRHQHVNISSRKHISSLFNWEHIYNCSKHEHINSFSSLHHINCFSRLTAHPQLPPTGSHQPLLQTEPHLLLLQILPPPPQLPQRVSHHQHLQLPLPQQGQLRQTRSHLQLLLPLPPPQLLSQTVAHRQHLQLTLPQPQQLLQWTAKMKGRGMGRSVFAPTASKETSASTRSTTCKNGGYWDGIKCVCVGLFQGPKCEDVVPSIEIDSPPGDRLCPSRNDCDSDQ; encoded by the exons ATGTCAGCAGCGTCTCCAGATGTGACCACATCAAGAGCCTCTCCAGAT gagcacatcaacaacttctccagacttgacCACATTTACAATGTCTCCAGATGGGGCCACATCAGCAGCTTCTCCAGATGTGACCACATCAGCAGCTTCTCCAGATGCGACCACATCAACAATGTCTCCAGACAGGACCACATCAACTGCCTGGCCAGAAgcgagcacatcaacagcttctCCAGACATCACTACATCAACAGTGTCTCCAGATGGGACCATATCAACAACCTGGCCAGATTCAAGCACATCAACGGTGTCTCCAGATGTGACCACATCAAGAACCTCTCCAGACGCGAGCACATCAGCAGCTTCTCCAGATGGGAGCTCATCAACAATGtctccagacatgaccacatctATAGCTTCCCCAGATGTGACCACATCAACAGCTTCTCCAGTCGTGACCACCTCAACTGCCTG GACCACATCTGCAGCTTCTCCAGAAGCAACCACATTAACAGCATCTCCAGAAATGACTACATCAATAGCTtctccagacatgaccacatcatCAGCTTTTCCAGACAGGACCACATCTGCAGCTTCTCCAGAAGCGACCACATTAACAGCATCTCCAGAAATGACTACATCAATAGCTTCTCCAGACGTGACCACGTCAAAAGCATCTCCAGATGTAAGCACATCAACAGCTTCTCCAGACTGGACCACATTAACAGTGTCTCCAGACACCAGCACATCAACAGTGTCTCCAGATGGGACCACATCAGCATCTTCTCCAAATGTGACCACATCAACatctccagacatgaccacatcgACAATCTGGCCAGATTCAAGTACATCAACAGCATCTCCAGATGTGACCACATCAAGAACCTCTCCAGACGTGAGCACATCAGCAGCTTCTCCAGATGGGAGCACATCAACAATGtctccagacatgaccacatctATAGCTTCTCCAGATGTGACCATATCTACAGCTTCTCCAGACGAGACCACATCAATTGTCTGGCCAGATGTgagcacatcaacaacttctccagagGTGACCTCATCAACAGCCTGGCCAGTTGCGAGCACATCAACAATGTCTCCAGATGCGAGCACATCAACAGTATCTCCAGACACGAGCACATCAACAGTGTCCccagacatgaccacatcaaTAGTGTCTCTAAATGGGACCACATCAGCAGCTTCTCCAGATGTGAGCACATCAACAACATCTACAGACACGACCACATCAACAGCTATTCCAGACAGCACGACATCCAcagcttctccagatgccaccacatcaacagtttctccagttgCAAGCACATTAACAGTGTCTCCAGACACAGGCGCCCCAACAGCTTCTCCAGATACCAGCACGTCAACAAC CACATCAACAACATCTCCAGACATGAGCACATCAACAGCCTGGCCGGATgcgagcacatcaacagcttccccagtcatgAGCACATCAACAGGGTCTCCAGACACCAGCACATCAGCAACATCTCCAGATGCGACCACATCAGCatctccagacatgaccacatcaacagcctggccagATGCAAGCACATCAACAGCTTCCCCACTCATGACCACATCAATTGCATCTCCAGACACGAgctcatcaacagtttctccagacaGCACCACATCCACTGCTTCTCCCGATGCCACCACATCAACAATTTCTCCAGTCGcaagcacatcaacaacttctccagacacAAGCAtatcaacaacttctccagacttgacCACATCAATGACCTCTCCAGACACCAGCACTCTAACAGCATCTCCAGATATGAGCACATCCAcagcttctccagatgccaccacatcGACACCTTTTCCAGTCCTGAGCACATCAATGACGTCTCCATTCACGAGCACAACAGCTTCTCCAGATACCACCACAgcaacagtttctccagtcgcaa ACATGAGCACATCAGCAACATCTCCAGATGCGACCACATCAGCatctccagacatgaccacatcaacagcctggccGGATGCAAGCAcatcaacagcttccccagtcatgACCACATCAACAACAGCTCCAGACACGAGCACAACAATTTCTCCAGACAGCACCACATCCACAGCTTTCCCAGATGccaccacatcaacagtttctccagtcgcGAGCACATCAACACTTTCTGCAGACAGGAGCACATCAACAGTATCGCCAGACACCA ACACAAGCACATCAACAACATATCCCCATGTGACCACATTAACGATGTCTCCAGATGTGACCACATCAGCAGCCTCGCCGGATGCAAGCACCCCAACAGCCTCCACAGTCGTGAACACATCAACAGTGTTTCCAGACACGAGCACATCAACAACATCTCCAGACACCAGCACATCAACAACATATCCCGATGTGACCACATCAACAACATCTCCAGtcatgaccacatcaacagcctggccagATGTGAACAcaccaacagcttccccagtcatgAGCACATCAACAGTGTCTCCAGACATGAGCACATCAACAATATCTCCAGACACCAGCAGCACATCCACATCTCCAGTCGTGACCACATCAACGACGTCTCCAGACATAACCACATCAATAGCCTGGCCAGATGGGAGCACATCAACTACTTCCTCAGTCATGAGCACATCAATAGCTTCCCCAGTCAtgagcacatcaacagcttccccagtcatgAGCACATCACCAGTGTCTCCAGACACGACCACATCAACAGCATCTCTAGACACcagcacatcaacaacttctccagatgGGACCACATCAACGACGTCTCCAGTCATGAGCAcaccaacagcttccccagtcatgAGCACATCAACAGCCTGGCCGGAAGGGAGCACgtcaacagcttccccagtcacGAACACGTCAACAGCTTCTCCAGTCATGAGCACAATATCAGCATCTCCAGACACGAGCACATCAACAGCATCTCTAGACACCAacacatcaacaacttctccagacgCAACCACATCAACGACGTatccagacatgaccacatcaacagcATCTCTAGACACcagcacatcaacaacttctccagatgGGACCACATCAACGACGTCTCCAGTCATGAGCAcaccaacagcttccccagtcatgAGCACATCAACAGCCTGGCCGGAAGGGAGCACgtcaacagcttccccagtcacGAACACGTCAACAGCTTCTCCAGTCATGAGCACAATACCAGCATCTCCAGACACGAGCACATCAACAGCATCTCTAGACACCAacacatcaacaacttctccagacgCAACCACATCAACGACGTatccagacatgaccacatcaGCAGCCTGGCCGGATGGGAGCATgtcaacagcttccccagtcgTGACCACATCAACACCTTCGCCAGATGCGAGCACACCAACAGCCTTCCCAGTTGTGACCACATCAACAGCGTTTCCAGACACGAGCACATCAATAACATCTTCAGACACCAGCAtatcaacaacttctccagatgGGACCACATCAACGATGTCTCCAGTCACGAGCAcaccaacagcttccccagtcataagcacatcaacagcctggccagATGGGAGCATgtcaacagcttccccagtcacGAACAcatcaacagcttccccagtcatgAGCACAACACCAGTGTCTCCAGACACGAGCACATCAACAGCATCTCTAGACACCAacacatcaacaacttctccagacgcaaccacatcaacagcctggccagATGCGAGCACATCAACACCTTCCACAGTCATGACCTCATCAACAGCATCCCCAGACACGagcacatcaacagtttctccagacaGCACCACATCCACAGCTTCTCCAGATGCAAGCACATTAACCTCTTCTCCAGATGTGACCACATCAACAGCTTCTCCAGACCTAACCACATCAACAGCTTCTGCAGACACCAGCACGTCAACATCTCCAGTCGCAAGCACATCTCCAGCCTCTTCAATTGGGAGCACATCTACAACTGCTCCAAACACGAGCATATCAACAGCTTCTCCAGTCTCCACCACATCAACTGCTTCTCCAGACTTACAGCACATCCACAGCTTCCTCCGACAGGGTCACATCAACCCCTTCTCCAGACAGAACCACATCTCCTGCTCCTCCAGATACTGCCACCACCACCGCAGCTCCCACAGAGAGTTTCCCATCACCAACACCTTCAGCTCCCTTTACCTCAACAGGGACAGCTTCGCCAAACACGATCACATCTCCAGCTtctgctgccactgccaccaccacagtTGCTCTCACAGACAGTAGCCCATCGCCAACACCTTCAGCTGACTCTACCTCAACCGCAACAGCTTCTCCAG TGGACTGCAAAAATGAAGGGACGTGGAATGGGCAGGTCTGTGTTTGCCCCAACGGCTTCCAAGGAGACCAGTGCCAGTACGAGGTCCACGACCTGCAAGAATGGAGGCTACTGGGATGGGATTAAGTGTGTGTGCGTTGGCCTCTTCCAAGGGCCAAAGTGCGAGGATGTGGTCCCGAGCATTGAGATAG ACTCTCCACCAGGAGACCGTCTCTGCCCAAGTAGAAATGACTGTGACAGTGACCAGTAG